A single genomic interval of Arachis duranensis cultivar V14167 chromosome 7, aradu.V14167.gnm2.J7QH, whole genome shotgun sequence harbors:
- the LOC107459600 gene encoding uncharacterized protein LOC107459600 isoform X3, which produces MPRGKRIKNSLKFVDERETNNASRSLQPPAPVAYEDTTSVEASEAPSQAPFQAAANSISSDGATRCSNSKSSSSWNMEIIDSTNMKKKAKIKVKDVCNLPRGDHVIVEVDEEGAAYGEAQGLLAGYCGILATNAHIFPISFEKWSGQENGGMPKSFKDECFDTMIKHHFYFTSTEKIAYRYCIQSIAKKWATYRQRLWNEFYDPTMRREALVNNVPDDVPRDQWACFVNYRLKPSTVELCMKNKENQSKQTIPHTCGSKSNSRRRHEMYLETGKKPSRGMMYIETHKRKDGSFVNNEALTIVEQIGLNMTQSNAQFEVSPNDAVGKVLGPEHSGRVRCMGMGAAPTNTFRNEKINNLESDLHNSQQKVTSLESKLHQSFDMMKAYLMMKEGGIPEALVGFFSAREANDAESEPTTPFDARRSAGDSNGHPTTNI; this is translated from the exons ATGCCAAGGGGCAAACGcataaaaaattcattgaaatttGTAGATGAGAGGGAAACCAACAATGCTTCGCGTTCACTTCAACCTCCAGCACCAGTAGCATATGAAGATACCACTAGTGTAGAGGCTAGTGAGGCTCCTTCTCAAGCCCCTTTTCAAGCCGCTGCAAATTCCATTTCATCTGATGGAGCCACGCGTTGTTCTAACTCAAAGTCTTCATCTTCTTGGAATATGGAGATAATTG ACTCTACAAATATGAAGAAGAAGGCTAAGATCAAAGTCAAGGATGTTTGCAACTTACCTAGAGGAGACCATGTAATTGTAGAGGTTGATGAAGAGGGTGCAGCATATGGTGAAGCACAAGGTTTACTTGCTGGTTATTGTGGTATATTAGCAACTAATGCACATATCTTTCCAATTAGCTTTGAAAAGTGGTCAGGACAAGAAAATGGTGGCATGCCTAAGTCTTTCAAGGATGAGTGCTTTGATACAATGATAAag caCCACTTCTATTTTACAAGCACAGAAAAGATCGCCTATAGGTATTGCATTCAAAGTATTGCAAAAAAGTGGGCAACATATAGGCAAAGATTGTGGAATGAGTTCTATGATCCAACCATGAGAAGAGAAGCATTGGTGAACAATGTGCCTGATGATGTTCCAAGAGATCAATGGGCTTGTTTTGTCAATTATCGACTAAAACCGTCTACAGTT gagctttgcatgaaaaataaggaaaatcaaaGCAAGCAAACCATTCCTCACACTTGTGGATCGAAATCCAACTCTCGGAGGCGACATGAAATG taCTTGGAAACGGGAAAGAAGCCTAGTAGAGGAATGATGTACATTGAAACACACAAGAGAAAGGATGGGTCTTTTGTAAATAACGAGGCATTAACTATAGTG GAACAGATTGGGCTGAATATGACACAATCAAATGCACAATTTGAGGTGTCCCCTAATGATGCTGTTGGTAAAGTTTTGGGACCTGAACACTCTGGGAGAGTTCGTTGCATGGGCATGGGAGCAGCGCCTACAAATACTTTTAGGAAT gaaaaaatcaataatttggAGTCTGACTTACATAATTCACAGCAAAAGGTCACTAGTCTAGAGTCTAAGTTGCATCAATCATTTGATATGATGAAAGCATACCTAATGATGAAGGAAGGAGGAATTCCCGAAGCGCTTGTTGGCTTCTTTTCTGCCCGAGAG
- the LOC107459600 gene encoding uncharacterized protein LOC107459600 isoform X1, with product MPRGKRIKNSLKFVDERETNNASRSLQPPAPVAYEDTTSVEASEAPSQAPFQAAANSISSDGATRCSNSKSSSSWNMEIIDSTNMKKKAKIKVKDVCNLPRGDHVIVEVDEEGAAYGEAQGLLAGYCGILATNAHIFPISFEKWSGQENGGMPKSFKDECFDTMIKHHFYFTSTEKIAYRYCIQSIAKKWATYRQRLWNEFYDPTMRREALVNNVPDDVPRDQWACFVNYRLKPSTVELCMKNKENQSKQTIPHTCGSKSNSRRRHEMYLETGKKPSRGMMYIETHKRKDGSFVNNEALTIVEQIGLNMTQSNAQFEVSPNDAVGKVLGPEHSGRVRCMGMGAAPTNTFRNVRSRLNRMTISTNSARSSSPTTVAILQEKINNLESDLHNSQQKVTSLESKLHQSFDMMKAYLMMKEGGIPEALVGFFSAREANDAESEPTTPFDARRSAGDSNGHPTTNI from the exons ATGCCAAGGGGCAAACGcataaaaaattcattgaaatttGTAGATGAGAGGGAAACCAACAATGCTTCGCGTTCACTTCAACCTCCAGCACCAGTAGCATATGAAGATACCACTAGTGTAGAGGCTAGTGAGGCTCCTTCTCAAGCCCCTTTTCAAGCCGCTGCAAATTCCATTTCATCTGATGGAGCCACGCGTTGTTCTAACTCAAAGTCTTCATCTTCTTGGAATATGGAGATAATTG ACTCTACAAATATGAAGAAGAAGGCTAAGATCAAAGTCAAGGATGTTTGCAACTTACCTAGAGGAGACCATGTAATTGTAGAGGTTGATGAAGAGGGTGCAGCATATGGTGAAGCACAAGGTTTACTTGCTGGTTATTGTGGTATATTAGCAACTAATGCACATATCTTTCCAATTAGCTTTGAAAAGTGGTCAGGACAAGAAAATGGTGGCATGCCTAAGTCTTTCAAGGATGAGTGCTTTGATACAATGATAAag caCCACTTCTATTTTACAAGCACAGAAAAGATCGCCTATAGGTATTGCATTCAAAGTATTGCAAAAAAGTGGGCAACATATAGGCAAAGATTGTGGAATGAGTTCTATGATCCAACCATGAGAAGAGAAGCATTGGTGAACAATGTGCCTGATGATGTTCCAAGAGATCAATGGGCTTGTTTTGTCAATTATCGACTAAAACCGTCTACAGTT gagctttgcatgaaaaataaggaaaatcaaaGCAAGCAAACCATTCCTCACACTTGTGGATCGAAATCCAACTCTCGGAGGCGACATGAAATG taCTTGGAAACGGGAAAGAAGCCTAGTAGAGGAATGATGTACATTGAAACACACAAGAGAAAGGATGGGTCTTTTGTAAATAACGAGGCATTAACTATAGTG GAACAGATTGGGCTGAATATGACACAATCAAATGCACAATTTGAGGTGTCCCCTAATGATGCTGTTGGTAAAGTTTTGGGACCTGAACACTCTGGGAGAGTTCGTTGCATGGGCATGGGAGCAGCGCCTACAAATACTTTTAGGAATGTGAGAAGTCGGCTTAATAGGATGACCATCTCAACTAATTCAGCTAGATCTTCTTCACCTACTACTGTTGCAATTTTACAggaaaaaatcaataatttggAGTCTGACTTACATAATTCACAGCAAAAGGTCACTAGTCTAGAGTCTAAGTTGCATCAATCATTTGATATGATGAAAGCATACCTAATGATGAAGGAAGGAGGAATTCCCGAAGCGCTTGTTGGCTTCTTTTCTGCCCGAGAG
- the LOC107459600 gene encoding uncharacterized protein LOC107459600 isoform X2 has protein sequence MPRGKRIKNSLKFVDERETNNASRSLQPPAPVAYEDTTSVEASEAPSQAPFQAAANSISSDGATRCSNSKSSSSWNMEIIDSTNMKKKAKIKVKDVCNLPRGDHVIVEVDEEGAAYGEAQGLLAGYCGILATNAHIFPISFEKWSGQENGGMPKSFKDECFDTMIKHHFYFTSTEKIAYRYCIQSIAKKWATYRQRLWNEFYDPTMRREALVNNVPDDVPRDQWACFVNYRLKPSTVELCMKNKENQSKQTIPHTCGSKSNSRRRHEMYLETGKKPSRGMMYIETHKRKDGSFVNNEALTIVIGLNMTQSNAQFEVSPNDAVGKVLGPEHSGRVRCMGMGAAPTNTFRNVRSRLNRMTISTNSARSSSPTTVAILQEKINNLESDLHNSQQKVTSLESKLHQSFDMMKAYLMMKEGGIPEALVGFFSAREANDAESEPTTPFDARRSAGDSNGHPTTNI, from the exons ATGCCAAGGGGCAAACGcataaaaaattcattgaaatttGTAGATGAGAGGGAAACCAACAATGCTTCGCGTTCACTTCAACCTCCAGCACCAGTAGCATATGAAGATACCACTAGTGTAGAGGCTAGTGAGGCTCCTTCTCAAGCCCCTTTTCAAGCCGCTGCAAATTCCATTTCATCTGATGGAGCCACGCGTTGTTCTAACTCAAAGTCTTCATCTTCTTGGAATATGGAGATAATTG ACTCTACAAATATGAAGAAGAAGGCTAAGATCAAAGTCAAGGATGTTTGCAACTTACCTAGAGGAGACCATGTAATTGTAGAGGTTGATGAAGAGGGTGCAGCATATGGTGAAGCACAAGGTTTACTTGCTGGTTATTGTGGTATATTAGCAACTAATGCACATATCTTTCCAATTAGCTTTGAAAAGTGGTCAGGACAAGAAAATGGTGGCATGCCTAAGTCTTTCAAGGATGAGTGCTTTGATACAATGATAAag caCCACTTCTATTTTACAAGCACAGAAAAGATCGCCTATAGGTATTGCATTCAAAGTATTGCAAAAAAGTGGGCAACATATAGGCAAAGATTGTGGAATGAGTTCTATGATCCAACCATGAGAAGAGAAGCATTGGTGAACAATGTGCCTGATGATGTTCCAAGAGATCAATGGGCTTGTTTTGTCAATTATCGACTAAAACCGTCTACAGTT gagctttgcatgaaaaataaggaaaatcaaaGCAAGCAAACCATTCCTCACACTTGTGGATCGAAATCCAACTCTCGGAGGCGACATGAAATG taCTTGGAAACGGGAAAGAAGCCTAGTAGAGGAATGATGTACATTGAAACACACAAGAGAAAGGATGGGTCTTTTGTAAATAACGAGGCATTAACTATAGTG ATTGGGCTGAATATGACACAATCAAATGCACAATTTGAGGTGTCCCCTAATGATGCTGTTGGTAAAGTTTTGGGACCTGAACACTCTGGGAGAGTTCGTTGCATGGGCATGGGAGCAGCGCCTACAAATACTTTTAGGAATGTGAGAAGTCGGCTTAATAGGATGACCATCTCAACTAATTCAGCTAGATCTTCTTCACCTACTACTGTTGCAATTTTACAggaaaaaatcaataatttggAGTCTGACTTACATAATTCACAGCAAAAGGTCACTAGTCTAGAGTCTAAGTTGCATCAATCATTTGATATGATGAAAGCATACCTAATGATGAAGGAAGGAGGAATTCCCGAAGCGCTTGTTGGCTTCTTTTCTGCCCGAGAG